The following are encoded together in the Myxococcus virescens genome:
- a CDS encoding YqiA/YcfP family alpha/beta fold hydrolase, protein MSTSTTSPSAVGPRWLYLHGFASGPDSKKGVAVARHYADQGIPVERLNLRVPSLEQLRLSVMLDTVLAAMGGPEERVVLIGSSLGGLTAARVAEQDARVCALVLLAPAFRVVPQLRRRMGDAAWRHWQTSGWIETDDFVTQQKARIHSGFIADAEAVDARTGGWPDVRVPTLIIHGRQDDTCDVQNSRQWAEGKRHVRLVEVDDGHELTASLPRILEETEVFLQPWGTRGPRAQSSMP, encoded by the coding sequence ATGAGCACTTCGACGACATCGCCTTCCGCCGTGGGTCCTCGCTGGCTGTACCTGCACGGCTTCGCCTCGGGTCCGGATTCGAAGAAGGGCGTGGCCGTGGCGAGGCACTACGCGGACCAGGGCATTCCGGTGGAGCGGTTGAACCTCCGCGTCCCCTCCCTGGAGCAGCTGCGCCTGAGCGTCATGCTGGACACGGTGCTGGCCGCGATGGGCGGGCCCGAGGAGCGGGTGGTGCTCATCGGCTCCAGCCTGGGAGGCCTCACGGCGGCCCGAGTGGCGGAGCAGGACGCCCGCGTGTGTGCGCTGGTGCTGCTGGCGCCCGCCTTCCGCGTCGTCCCGCAGCTGCGCCGGAGAATGGGAGACGCGGCGTGGCGGCATTGGCAGACGTCGGGCTGGATTGAGACGGACGACTTCGTGACGCAGCAGAAGGCGCGCATCCATTCGGGATTCATCGCCGACGCGGAGGCAGTGGACGCCCGCACCGGTGGCTGGCCCGACGTGCGCGTCCCGACGCTCATCATCCACGGCCGTCAGGATGACACCTGTGACGTCCAGAACTCGCGCCAGTGGGCGGAGGGCAAGCGCCACGTCCGGCTGGTGGAGGTGGACGACGGCCACGAACTCACCGCGTCACTGCCGCGAATCCTGGAGGAGACGGAGGTGTTCCTCCAGCCCTGGGGCACCCGGGGTCCTCGGGCTCAAAGTTCGATGCCGTAA
- a CDS encoding AAA family ATPase, producing the protein MQSMPGGRRGGLRVPPRVMKSCSRACLDVAMRIPADSPTTAALSEGGVGRGPACASGGQVRKLGWCSMSSSFEAAASAVRDALSSAGRGLVEREAMVELVALSAVAGEHLLVIGPPGTAKSEAVRRTARVLGGSYFEYLLGRFTEPSELFGPVDLRKLREGIVETETQGMLPEAEVAFLDEVFLGSTAILNTLLGLLNERTFRRGHTRMRCPLRVCVGASNALPEDESLAAFADRFLARIFVEPVPDPRLEELLAGGASLWGDADAHVTSLESLDVVAQAAREADLSGVRPHLAHALRTLRAAGVALSDRRAVKVQKLIAAAAALAGRRTPGTADLWPLVYAVPTKEAQALARDVLRDVLAGTENPALPAAALEASAGPLARARRIASAGQALLAERPVDGNGEALAAWRLKLEGVAREMDAGFAPESLPDDLKVLRAEVTGVLASGASGLESSETEVAV; encoded by the coding sequence TTGCAGTCTATGCCTGGAGGTCGCCGTGGGGGACTCCGAGTGCCGCCGCGTGTCATGAAATCATGCAGCCGTGCGTGCCTCGATGTGGCCATGCGCATCCCTGCGGACAGTCCAACTACTGCCGCCCTGTCGGAGGGAGGGGTGGGGCGGGGACCTGCATGCGCTTCCGGAGGGCAAGTCCGAAAGCTAGGGTGGTGTTCCATGTCCAGCTCCTTCGAAGCCGCCGCCTCCGCCGTCCGTGACGCACTCTCCAGTGCGGGCCGGGGCCTGGTCGAACGCGAGGCGATGGTGGAGCTCGTCGCGCTCTCCGCCGTGGCGGGGGAGCACCTGCTCGTCATCGGTCCGCCGGGCACCGCGAAGAGCGAGGCGGTGCGGCGCACCGCACGTGTCCTGGGCGGCTCGTACTTCGAGTACCTCCTGGGTCGCTTCACCGAGCCCTCCGAGCTCTTCGGCCCCGTGGACCTCCGCAAGCTGCGCGAGGGCATCGTCGAAACGGAGACCCAGGGCATGCTTCCCGAGGCCGAGGTCGCCTTCCTCGATGAGGTGTTCCTCGGCTCCACCGCCATCCTGAATACGCTGCTGGGCCTCCTCAATGAGCGCACCTTCCGGCGCGGCCACACCCGCATGCGCTGCCCCCTGCGCGTCTGCGTGGGCGCCTCCAATGCCTTGCCGGAAGACGAGTCGCTGGCCGCCTTCGCGGACCGGTTCCTCGCACGCATCTTCGTCGAGCCCGTGCCAGACCCGCGGCTGGAGGAGCTGCTCGCGGGCGGCGCTTCACTGTGGGGGGACGCGGACGCGCATGTCACCTCGCTGGAGTCCCTGGACGTGGTCGCCCAGGCCGCGCGTGAGGCGGACCTCTCCGGGGTGCGCCCGCATCTGGCGCATGCGCTGCGCACGTTGCGCGCCGCGGGCGTGGCCTTGTCCGACCGCCGCGCGGTGAAGGTCCAGAAGCTCATCGCCGCCGCCGCGGCGCTCGCGGGCCGGCGCACACCTGGGACCGCGGACCTGTGGCCGCTCGTGTATGCCGTGCCGACGAAGGAGGCCCAGGCGCTCGCTCGGGACGTGCTGCGGGACGTGCTCGCCGGGACGGAGAACCCGGCCCTGCCGGCGGCGGCGTTGGAGGCCAGCGCGGGCCCTCTGGCGCGGGCACGGCGCATCGCTTCCGCGGGGCAGGCGCTGCTGGCGGAGCGGCCCGTGGATGGCAATGGCGAAGCGCTCGCCGCGTGGCGGCTCAAACTGGAGGGCGTGGCGCGAGAGATGGACGCGGGCTTCGCTCCCGAGTCGCTTCCCGATGACTTGAAGGTGCTTCGCGCGGAGGTGACAGGGGTGCTCGCCTCCGGCGCTTCAGGGCTCGAGTCATCCGAAACGGAGGTGGCGGTGTGA
- a CDS encoding bpX6 domain-containing protein, producing MSTARAGLRPRQQVHRGTVRASAFWLDPALLGEAEARRRILAVWTPGMSVHAVAGGYLVEMSAPRAVVCEAAPGLPLTREHGVLSSAPLSPAERRHPSLHEGAVLLVLRGRSLVFSAGVMPRVDMSIWLDVSAWSIRAPETLGAPPPPVPVLEPVPPPSRERFGPGVPEPSPEAQEMLARMEGRRAPVAAGARRPGWWAWLRERFSRQGASVRGGGESERGRPGWMARPGAAFLGTGARGARQGPSPWSRLSDWMMRNTLLGGWARQRKAEYVRRLFDMFEEGNLYEALRHAIPLGKALSENAREALGLPGPRAQLTVQTEARGAAGSVFAGGPDLYSALQQRYREAFRRFEREGRIDEAAFVLAELLGAVEEAVSFLERHGRFKLAAELAEGRKLAPGLVVRQWFLAQDVARAIAIARRSGAFGDAVARLERSNPPEALALRLLWAETLAEAGDYARAVQVVWPVAKNRAPAREWLERGVASGGATGARLLAMWATAFADGLTVAGARVRELLDDDAPERASERFVFGLALVEEPPSANRTALVVPTLRALLRDRAAGNARSTSDLSLIKRLLGAAPDGTLRTDLPSLADSIHPAWRDTHARPRIDVTVRASEAGTFTLHDVVMLPDGRLLYALGEAGARLVRADGRTVAHFDVPAFHLVPSIHGDRVLALARRDDVWRLSRLDLVARRCSPWVDMSLTDWSHSYDGNVWFVSSENMVMMVDALAADCRALWRVPELASRAFSIAADATHMSFIVGTQERWTYTLADGPTLRDRSELPPAASDLNVVSWCLSVVPDGEAAVLRMEDPPDPEDVARGWNNLRSSLAWVQPVSLRNRVRTERDHEALKGIFLSREWCLELMDLGPDWQLQLTDRRGFSRAVLTFEGNVRPRVRLTDSILLAFDEGGRGVWLDLECGEVRHLPVP from the coding sequence ATGAGCACGGCACGCGCGGGGCTCCGGCCCCGGCAGCAGGTGCACCGGGGCACGGTTCGGGCCTCGGCGTTCTGGCTCGACCCGGCCCTGCTCGGTGAGGCGGAGGCTCGCCGCCGGATTCTGGCGGTGTGGACGCCCGGCATGTCCGTTCACGCCGTGGCGGGTGGATATCTTGTGGAGATGTCCGCGCCACGCGCGGTGGTGTGCGAAGCCGCGCCGGGGCTGCCGCTCACTCGGGAGCACGGCGTCCTCTCCTCGGCGCCCTTGTCTCCAGCGGAGCGTCGGCACCCGAGTCTCCATGAAGGCGCGGTGTTGCTGGTGCTCAGGGGACGGTCCCTGGTGTTCTCCGCCGGTGTGATGCCGCGGGTGGATATGTCCATATGGCTCGACGTGTCCGCGTGGAGCATCCGAGCCCCGGAGACGCTGGGCGCGCCGCCGCCCCCCGTGCCCGTGCTGGAGCCTGTGCCGCCGCCGTCGCGCGAACGCTTCGGTCCCGGCGTGCCCGAGCCATCACCTGAAGCACAGGAAATGCTCGCGCGCATGGAGGGCCGCCGCGCTCCCGTCGCCGCTGGGGCGCGCCGCCCGGGATGGTGGGCGTGGCTGCGCGAGAGGTTCTCCCGTCAGGGCGCGTCGGTGCGCGGAGGCGGCGAGTCCGAGCGTGGCCGGCCAGGGTGGATGGCGCGGCCTGGGGCCGCGTTCTTGGGAACAGGGGCTCGCGGAGCGCGACAGGGCCCGAGTCCCTGGAGCAGGCTGTCCGACTGGATGATGCGCAACACCTTGCTCGGCGGGTGGGCGCGGCAGCGGAAGGCGGAGTACGTGCGCCGCCTCTTCGACATGTTCGAGGAGGGCAACCTCTATGAGGCACTGCGGCACGCCATTCCACTGGGCAAGGCGCTGAGCGAGAACGCACGCGAGGCCTTGGGGCTGCCAGGGCCTCGTGCGCAACTCACCGTCCAGACGGAGGCGCGGGGAGCGGCGGGGTCCGTGTTCGCGGGAGGACCTGACCTCTACTCCGCGCTCCAGCAGCGCTACCGCGAGGCCTTCCGTCGCTTCGAGCGTGAGGGACGCATCGACGAAGCCGCGTTCGTCCTCGCGGAGCTGCTGGGCGCCGTCGAGGAAGCCGTGTCCTTCCTGGAGCGGCATGGCCGCTTCAAGCTGGCGGCGGAGCTGGCCGAGGGGCGCAAGCTGGCTCCAGGGCTCGTGGTGCGTCAGTGGTTCCTGGCTCAGGACGTCGCGCGCGCCATCGCCATCGCCCGGCGCAGTGGGGCCTTCGGGGACGCGGTGGCGCGGCTGGAGCGTTCGAATCCACCGGAGGCCCTTGCGCTCCGCCTGCTGTGGGCGGAGACGCTCGCCGAGGCCGGCGACTACGCGCGCGCCGTTCAGGTGGTGTGGCCGGTGGCGAAGAATCGAGCCCCGGCGCGCGAATGGCTGGAGCGGGGCGTGGCGAGTGGTGGCGCGACGGGCGCTCGGCTGCTGGCGATGTGGGCCACGGCGTTCGCGGACGGGCTGACGGTGGCGGGTGCGCGGGTGCGCGAGTTGCTCGACGACGACGCGCCGGAGCGCGCGTCCGAGCGCTTCGTCTTTGGACTGGCGCTCGTGGAAGAGCCTCCTTCCGCCAACCGCACCGCGTTGGTGGTGCCCACGCTGCGCGCGTTGCTTCGGGACCGGGCGGCGGGCAATGCCCGCTCCACCTCGGACCTGAGCCTCATCAAGCGCTTGTTGGGCGCCGCGCCCGACGGCACCTTGCGCACGGACCTGCCGTCGCTGGCCGACAGTATCCACCCCGCGTGGCGCGATACCCATGCACGGCCGCGCATCGACGTCACGGTGCGGGCCTCTGAAGCGGGGACCTTCACGCTTCATGACGTGGTGATGCTGCCAGACGGCCGGCTGTTGTACGCCCTGGGGGAGGCGGGGGCGCGGCTGGTTCGCGCGGACGGCCGGACGGTGGCGCACTTCGACGTGCCGGCCTTCCACCTGGTGCCTTCCATCCATGGGGACCGCGTCCTGGCACTCGCGCGGCGGGACGATGTGTGGCGCCTGTCCCGGCTGGACCTGGTCGCACGCAGGTGCAGCCCCTGGGTTGATATGTCATTGACGGACTGGTCCCACAGCTACGACGGCAATGTCTGGTTCGTGTCCTCTGAAAACATGGTGATGATGGTGGATGCGCTCGCCGCTGACTGCCGAGCGCTCTGGCGAGTCCCGGAACTTGCCAGCCGGGCGTTTTCCATTGCGGCGGATGCCACACACATGAGTTTCATCGTCGGAACACAGGAGCGGTGGACGTATACTCTCGCGGACGGGCCCACATTGCGCGACCGGTCGGAGCTGCCTCCAGCGGCGTCGGACCTGAACGTGGTGAGCTGGTGTCTGTCCGTGGTCCCGGACGGTGAGGCTGCTGTCCTGCGCATGGAGGATCCCCCTGACCCCGAGGATGTGGCACGCGGATGGAATAATCTGAGGAGCTCGCTGGCTTGGGTGCAGCCCGTGTCACTTCGCAATCGGGTTCGGACGGAGCGCGACCACGAGGCGCTCAAGGGCATCTTTCTCTCGCGGGAATGGTGTTTGGAATTGATGGATTTGGGGCCGGATTGGCAGCTTCAGTTGACGGACAGGCGCGGGTTTTCCCGCGCCGTGTTGACGTTCGAAGGGAATGTCCGTCCGAGGGTGCGGCTCACGGACAGCATCTTGCTGGCATTCGACGAGGGTGGCCGGGGCGTGTGGCTGGATTTGGAGTGCGGTGAGGTCCGGCACTTGCCGGTGCCTTGA